AGCAAAGGACATCCTCCCTCTGTCATTTGCGGCATCCAGCGTTAGGGACAATCTTGTAATTTTATTAACATAATTTACCGTATTTGTATTTTCCGCTGTACATATAATCTTACATCGAGTAATTATAATTTATACccctattatttattttaataaaccATCGACTGCAAGAAATTTGGACTAGGAATTGTAGGGCTTTACCCCGAAGGGAGCCCTTCCAGAAATTCTCAGAGGCCAAGGCTGAGCCCAGGCCAGTGAGGGGGtttggaaatagttttcaaccagCAATAGACACGCCTCGGTTAGAACCTCATAAGCTGCGTCATTGCCCCAAGCGCAAAGATGGTTTCAACAAACGGCTTCTGTTCCATTTTATAGTCTCTCCAGCAGCTTCTCATCTAtctctgggcgatgtgggacaacAGCAACAACTTTATCTCACCAATTGTATTGTATTCCTCGCTTTCCCCGTTCAACAGCTAACCTATTTTATCCAACAGAATTGCGTTTTCTTATAGGCAATAACCCACCAAAGAATTTAGCGCTACTACGATTTACACCTTCTTAGGTTGGGAATGAGTTGTAGAGTTTCAATTTCCTCACAATAACATTGTATTATGAGAGTTAAAAGTCGTACTCATATGCTATTTGGTATTACGATTTAgtgatattccttttcacttgtatgtgagaagtcttaggtttaattctcatcaaaaacaaaattgaaccgcattattgctagctcattgagAGAGTTAGCAACTCTCCTACCTCTTAGTGTAAATAGtatcgtttgtcaaaaaaaaaaaaaaaaaacttgtactCATATATGTCTTTTAGCTATTtgctaatttgattgtttgtcAAAATAATGACGTGATAAGTATCGATTCATTTGTGGGTTGGCATGGAAACCAAACTAGcacaacataaacaaaaaattgtcaTCATggagcttcgtcttctcctcgGTTAATATTTAgtagaatgaaaagaaaatcaatCGCACAATGTGATCTCAATGATGTAAGACGTTTATACTTCAGTTTGAAATGTTATATCTACCACGTTATCAATTTAATTAACGAGATTAAGAGTGATATTTGGAATAAAAACGAGTTCACCTCGGATGACGTTTTTGGTCATGtataagtttatttatttatttatttatttataaactcGCTGTTGgttggggtttagggttttattgcgaagaagaaagcagggaaAGAAACAGAGAGGAAGAAAGGGGTAAAAGATGAGTGGGGCAGGAAAACCAGATTTCTTCTacagagaggctcaacgcctgGGCTATGTGGCTCGCTCGGCCTTCAAGGTATTCATTGATTTACCCTTTTACCCAACATTCATGTCTCTAATTGCCACTAACCCACCCACATCTTTCAACAGCTGCTTCAGATGCAGAAACAGTACAAGCTCATAACCCCTGGCTCCTCTGTTCTCGACCTCGGCTGTGCTCCCGGCGCTTGGCTTCAGGtcctttttggtcatttcaaaATCCTAACTTTATACTCAAATTTCGATTGTCTGCTCATAACATTCATGGGTTTTTGTTGAAATTTGCAGGTGGCTTGCCAGAGCTTGGGTCCCCTCAAAAATGGCGGCCTTGTTGTTGGGATTGATCTCAAGGTCTCATTTTTCACTATCCTTTCGAGTTAAATTTTCGTGCTCTTTCTGTTGATTCGATAATTTATATAGAGTAATTGGGTTGTGAAATGCGGAATTTGCAGAACAGAAGGTGAAGGTTCCAGCTGAGCATTGTGATTCGAGGGTTCAAACTGTTTGCGCCGACGTCATGAAACTCCCCAGAGCCCATGTCAGGGAACTATCTCCACAGGTATTGTTGTCTTAGCTTCTTAGCTTTAATTAACAATGGTTCAACATGCTTGTGCTAATTTACGTCTTTCGATTGTGAGAACAATTCAAATCTTCACAGCAACTTTTTATGTCCAAGAATTGTTAGAAACTTGATTAATTATGCTGTTGTTTCGATTTATGATCACGTTGTCCTTCAACCCTGTTTCAGGATGTTTCAAGGTGTGaaacaaataatattttggtTCCTTGCCAACTTTTGACATTGTAGCATGTGCACATGAATTTCCAACTTAATAAAAACCAACCTTAGCTTTTTGCGAAGGAAAACGTTTATAGGATCCTCTTGCAGATGCAGGATAGGAATAGGGAAGAGATTCATGGTTTTGCCATTGTGTTTGTGCAGCAGAAAGGGTTTTCTGTGGTACTCTCGGATATGTGTCCCCTCGTTTCTGGAATCTCAAGTAAAGATGCAGCTTTATCGCTCGAGTTAGGTATGCAAGCACTGAATTTGGCTGTTGGTGGAGCTGCCTTAGCTCATTCCAATAACGAAATTCAAACAGAGGAAAGTAATGATGGGACAACTACAATTTCAGATGATAATGGTGTATTGCGAAGGGGAGGTAATCTTGTGATAAAGCTTTTAGAGAGTGAAGATGTGCAAGGTCCTTTTCTTAGTTCCTTTCTTGTTTTTCCCCTTTGTTCTGGTAACATAATAGCGGTAATTGCTCCATTGAAGCTCTGTATGGATATGTTTTTTTACCCGTCTTCTGGCTGTTTGTTCTGCAGAAATCAACAAGATTTGCAAACCGCTGTTTAGAAAGGCATCGTTGTTGAGGCCTAAAGCTACAAGATCATCGTCAAGAGAGATTTATTTGATATGTCAAGGTCTGCAGTCGCAGGCAAAGACTTAGAATGAAGATTGCACCCAAACAAGTAGAAATCCAACGTTTGTGAACATTGTAGGCGTATTGCAAGACGAGTAAACTGATCGATTCGCGGCTGTGAATTATTGTGTCCTGAATTGAACCATACCACATTCCTTTGAACAATCTTGTACTAAATGTGTCTTTCAAAAGATTACGATTGACTGTTACTGATGTTGTTATTTGGTTTTCACTTCTACTTTATGAACCAAGTTGCGATGTCGTACACATTTCTCAGATCTTTGAGCTAACAGAAAGGAACTGATGAAAATTATGAAGGTTAGACAGGAGGCTCTGGAAATGAACACTGAAAATGTATATTATTGAATTTCTTAATCAGACGAGAACACTTTACAAAATCCAAAACTTCGTGTGGGgtaaaagaaccaaagaaaaagaagaaaatatgtgCTTTCACTACTGATAAATTACAGTATTCTTCTGACCACAAAGAAAATAAGCATCTCCATTTACAAGATATCGCTTCATGTATATGTGCAAGAGAATCATCGAATCTGAGTTCGTCCTAGTGACCAAAGACCTGTATCCTTCACTGATGTCTGAAATAACAAACGAAATGAAAAGGATCAGAAAAGAAGTCGTAACAGATTTGGGAGGGAAGATTGGATCATGATATTCATGCTTACATGTGTCTTCACAGATGGGAAGACGTTCCAGAATCTTAGAGTCTCATCCCCAGCGCCCGTCACTATTGTCTGCAGTAAAAGGAATTTTTATTTGAGTTAGACAGAAATTTAGGCTTAAACAAACAAGAACTTGTGCGTATACGGGCTGGCAAAAATGGTGCAATACCTGACCATCTGGTGATATTGCAAGGTACAGAACTCGCATGCTATGGCCAGTTAAAGTGGCAACCTATACAAGAGGACATTCCAGAAGGAATTAGATAGAAGGCTTGCAACCAGGAAAGGTTTTTTCTGCATTTTCTTATGCTTTGAGTCGATATGAAGATTTACAAAGTTTAAAATCACTAGAAAAGGCTAACCTTTCCCATGGATGGATACTTCCAAACCATAATTTGATTCTG
This region of Malus domestica chromosome 07, GDT2T_hap1 genomic DNA includes:
- the LOC103435221 gene encoding uncharacterized protein isoform X3 is translated as MSGAGKPDFFYREAQRLGYVARSAFKLLQMQKQYKLITPGSSVLDLGCAPGAWLQVACQSLGPLKNGGLVVGIDLKKVKVPAEHCDSRVQTVCADVMKLPRAHVRELSPQQKGFSVVLSDMCPLVSGISSKDAALSLELGMQALNLAVGGAALAHSNNEIQTEESNDGTTTISDDNGVLRRGEINKICKPLFRKASLLRPKATRSSSREIYLICQGLQSQAKT
- the LOC103435221 gene encoding uncharacterized protein isoform X4; its protein translation is MSGAGKPDFFYREAQRLGYVARSAFKLLQMQKQYKLITPGSSVLDLGCAPGAWLQVACQSLGPLKNGGLVVGIDLKKVKVPAEHCDSRVQTVCADVMKLPRAHVRELSPQKGFSVVLSDMCPLVSGISSKDAALSLELGMQALNLAVGGAALAHSNNEIQTEESNDGTTTISDDNGVLRRGEINKICKPLFRKASLLRPKATRSSSREIYLICQGLQSQAKT
- the LOC103435221 gene encoding uncharacterized protein isoform X1, which produces MSGAGKPDFFYREAQRLGYVARSAFKLLQMQKQYKLITPGSSVLDLGCAPGAWLQVACQSLGPLKNGGLVVGIDLKKVKVPAEHCDSRVQTVCADVMKLPRAHVRELSPQQKGFSVVLSDMCPLVSGISSKDAALSLELGMQALNLAVGGAALAHSNNEIQTEESNDGTTTISDDNGVLRRGGNLVIKLLESEDVQEINKICKPLFRKASLLRPKATRSSSREIYLICQGLQSQAKT
- the LOC103435221 gene encoding uncharacterized protein isoform X2 gives rise to the protein MSGAGKPDFFYREAQRLGYVARSAFKLLQMQKQYKLITPGSSVLDLGCAPGAWLQVACQSLGPLKNGGLVVGIDLKKVKVPAEHCDSRVQTVCADVMKLPRAHVRELSPQKGFSVVLSDMCPLVSGISSKDAALSLELGMQALNLAVGGAALAHSNNEIQTEESNDGTTTISDDNGVLRRGGNLVIKLLESEDVQEINKICKPLFRKASLLRPKATRSSSREIYLICQGLQSQAKT